The following DNA comes from Candidatus Thermoplasmatota archaeon.
CTACGCATTCACCTTTATCTGTTACAACCAGACAACCAACCTTGTAATCCCTATACTTGTTGCATGCATCAAGAACTGTGGCTTTACGATCTATTGTTATCACGTTTTTTGTCATAGCATCTTTTACAATCATTTTATTCACCACATCCCTAAACTGTTCTTATTAACTAACTAGCATTCATATGTTGCAATATGCTTATATATTATCTCATATAATACTATTTTTGATAAAACGTGAAAATAAAAACAAGAGACGAAATACTACGAGATATTATAAAAGATGCAAAAAAACAACCAAGAGAGTGGAAGGCAGTTTTCGGTAGAGACAAAAATCTGTTGTCCCATGATACCTACATCCTGAATAACAAAATAGGTGTTTATTTCTTAAAGGAATATCAGAAAAACCCTTTTGAGGTCCGAGGAATAGGTGGGAAAATAGCGAGACGTATTGACGAAGAAATCGAAAACGAGATAACAAGATACACCGGTAATTTTGGTATAATACAGGGGGATATAAGGAGGATACTGAAGAGCTTAGAGAAAGGTGTAAAACCAGAGAAAATATTAGACGCAGCTATTAAAGGAAAAGGGAAAAGGTTTGGTATGAGCATGCCTGTTAGAGGAGTTGCTTCTTCATCAGAAGAAATTTTTAATAATATATCTAATACTTTGTCGACAAATCAAAAAAAGCTTAACTCAAAATTTGAGGAAATAGCATCTGATGATGGTTTATACAAAAACTATATGTAAAATTTTATGATTCTATAAAATCTTTTATATTATTTTCCATTGTTTTCCTTTTTTCCTGAATATCTGTTAAAAGTTTTTCTGTTAACTCAACAGCATATTTTTTACAGTTACCACACATACGTTCCCCTTTTTTGCATGAGTTGTGTATCTCTTGTAGTTCTCTGTCGTCTTCTATGAGATGATAAAGGAATAACTCATAAATCATGCATTCATCTGGTTTACCACCTTCTTTTTTCTGCATCTCTAGGCTAACTGCACCACCTGTTTTTGCGTTCATGATTTTTTTCGCTGCGTTTTTTGGTGGATCTGTAAGGAATATACCGCTCTCTGGTTTAGATGAGGACATTTTTTCGCCTGTTAAACCTGTTATGAATCTATGGTATGTTGACGAGGGTTGCATAAAACCATATCCACCAAGTTTTGTCTCTGATTTAGCAAATAGTTCATCGATCTTTGGTATGTCTTCTTCTTTTGCTTTTTGTATGTAAATGGCTTTGTAATCTGTTATACGTTTTAGGTCAATGTAGCCTAGTTTATGTAGTATTTCTTCTGCGTTGTCTAAAAGTTTTTCAACATTTGTATCAACTTTTACGAAAACACCTATCTTGTTGTCCTTTGTCACTGTTACGTTGTAGATTCTATGGTCTTGTGCTATGTCTCTGCTTAATCTTATATGTGGATCCTGGTCAACCCCAACTGGAACAAGTGTTGGTCTTACTCCACCATATTTTTCTAGTTGAACATGTAATATGTCACCTGTTTGCACAAGTGGTGAAAAGATATGCGCCATGTTTGTTGATCCGTTGAAACCATAGGTTGCAACCATCTGCGACCAGTTGATTTTTTTACCTAAGATGTATGCCAGATCTTTTACATCCTGGTTTTTTGATTGGAAATAGATGCGGCATTTCTCTGGTTTTAAACCTAGTGCAATATAGTTTGGTATATATTCATTTAACGCGAGTTCTTTTGTTTCCTCTAAAGTGTAGCCTCTTGTTGCAAAAGCTTCAATGTCTGCAACTGCGATGTTTACATCTGCCCCAATACTCTGATAATATATTACTTCGTCGATAACCATCTTATGTCCAAGGTGCATTTTCCCAGATGGCATTAAGCCAGTTAGTATAGCCCAGGGTTTCTTTTTGGTTATTGCATTATGAATTAAACCGAAGCCGCGATGACCGAAAACAATTCCTCTCCGTAGGAGTTTATGAGGATGTG
Coding sequences within:
- a CDS encoding tryptophan--tRNA ligase, which codes for MKIDPWSSTTYQDYARLRDEFGIEKFTEKDWKDLPHPHKLLRRGIVFGHRGFGLIHNAITKKKPWAILTGLMPSGKMHLGHKMVIDEVIYYQSIGADVNIAVADIEAFATRGYTLEETKELALNEYIPNYIALGLKPEKCRIYFQSKNQDVKDLAYILGKKINWSQMVATYGFNGSTNMAHIFSPLVQTGDILHVQLEKYGGVRPTLVPVGVDQDPHIRLSRDIAQDHRIYNVTVTKDNKIGVFVKVDTNVEKLLDNAEEILHKLGYIDLKRITDYKAIYIQKAKEEDIPKIDELFAKSETKLGGYGFMQPSSTYHRFITGLTGEKMSSSKPESGIFLTDPPKNAAKKIMNAKTGGAVSLEMQKKEGGKPDECMIYELFLYHLIEDDRELQEIHNSCKKGERMCGNCKKYAVELTEKLLTDIQEKRKTMENNIKDFIES